In Drosophila simulans strain w501 chromosome 3R, Prin_Dsim_3.1, whole genome shotgun sequence, a single window of DNA contains:
- the LOC6727178 gene encoding phosphatidylinositide phosphatase SAC2 isoform X3, whose protein sequence is MEVFQTDSHYIFVKRDKSLWWHRRTSEFSIKAGWDLSSVDDIECIGVTHGIVGVISLPNVYEPHLVVVKEASPVGVLYPPHLVYKIKSICILSADDPDTDLPNCTKHTKSNQSTPTHSVSTSNNNNASVPSSGGGSSKSTKLFEGMNKTWGAVKSAGNTIKNTTQQAANLATKQVKSSVGIREPRHIERRITEELHKIFDETDSFYFSFDCDITNNLQRHEAKSEESQSQPDERFFWNMHMIRDLINMNDKTWILPIIQGFMQVENCVIGNECFTLALVSRRSRHRAGTRYKRRGVDEKGNCANYVETEQILSFRHHQLSFTQVRGSVPIYWSQPGYKYRPPPRLDRGVAETQQAFELHFTKELETYGRVCIVNLVEQSGKEKTIGDAYADHVIKLNNDRLIYVTFDFHDYCRGMRFENVSALIDAVGPEAGAMGFHWRDQRGMICNQKSVFRVNCMDCLDRTNVVQTAIGKAVLESQLVKLGLSPPYTPIPEQLKSPFMVLWANNGDIISRQYAGTNALKGDYTRTGERKISGMMKDGMNSANRYYLARFKDSYRQATIDLMLGNQVSSESLSALGGQAGPDENDGTENAEQAKLLVEDCRRLLLGTAQYPVGAWGLIDADPSSGDINETEVDTILLLTDDCYIVAEYDSHLDKIVRFEKVQLTQVRLIELGMHQQTKIFQGSAPAHLCLRLNYSVEEQEGYFHMFRSANLRFFNNMAYVIKTQEELAESMTSIVEMFRIALDNAGNTEVRYITGGVLQRRKSKLPTLDVPRGMPRNLSESQLVQFSSKAISNVAGQFSKLGQTFKKPQAHPSSQAASMNPKVMRQRDSEIEPGQEAEKAVFTLGRKQRNSNSASSTDTDEHDNSLYEPEVDSDVEIAMDKSNYNENAFLPSVGIVMGNQKEDSPSSSDEIRHLEQKDSMCKTTEDVLTISITSVTDHVGLPTGLLENAPAIRPITPNPLICVEAHEAFDDGEKGVKPVSRSVFYD, encoded by the exons GATGGGATCTCAGTTCTGTGGACGACATAGAGTGCATTGGAGTGACACATGGAATTGTGGGTGTGATCTCACTGCCCAACGTCTATGAACCCCATTTAGTTGTGGTAAAGGAGGCATCGCCAGTGGGTGTTCTATATCCACCACACTTGGTGTATAAGATCAAGTCCATATGCATTCTGAGTGCCGACGATCCGGACACCGATTTGCCCAATTGCACCAAGCACACCAA GAGCAACCAgtccacgcccacacacagcGTCTCCacctccaacaacaacaatgccagcgTTCCGTCGAGCGGCGGAGGCTCCTCAAAGAGCACCAAACTATTCGAGGGTATGAACAAGACATGGGGCGCCGTAAAGAGTGCAGGGAACACTATTAAGAATACTACCCAGCAAGCTGCAAATTTGGCCACCAAGCAGGTTAAGTCATCTGTGGGCATTCGAGAGCCAAGGCATATTGAACGGCGCATTACGGAGGAATTACACAAGATATTCGACGAGACGGACAGCTTTTATTTTAGCTTCGACTGCGATATCACCAACAATCTGCAGCGTCATGAGGCCAAATCGGAGGAGAGCCAGTCGCAGCCGGATGAGAGGTTCTTTTGGAATATGCATATGATACGGGATTTGATTAACATGAAT GACAAAACTTGGATACTGCCCATCATTCAGGGATTTATGCAAGTTGAAAATTGTGTCATAGGCAATGAGTGCTTCACCTTGGCCTTGGTTTCGCGAAGATCACGTCATCGTGCGGGAACAcg CTACAAGCGACGGGGCGTAGACGAAAAAGGAAACTGCGCCAATTACGTAGAGACGGAACAAATACTCTCATTCCGTCATCACCAGTTATCCTTCACACAAGTGCGTGGATCGGTGCCCATCTACTGGAGCCAGCCGGGCTACAAGTACCGCCCACCACCACGCCTCGATCGAGGGGTTGCCGAGACCCAGCAGGCCTTTGAACTTCACTTTACCAAGGAACTGGAGACCTATGGGCGGGTGTGCATCGTCAATTTGGTTGAGCAGAGCGGGAAGGAGAAGACAATTGGAGATGCTTATGCAGATCACGTGATTAAGTTAAACAACGATCGATTAATATATGTTACCTTTGACTTTCACGATTACTG CCGCGGCATGCGCTTCGAAAATGTGTCGGCTCTAATCGACGCAGTGGGCCCTGAGGCAGGTGCAATGGGATTCCACTGGCGGGATCAACGCGGAATGATATGCAACCAGAAATCCGTTTTTCGGGTAAATTGCATGGACTGCCTAGATAGAACGAATGTGGTGCAAACGGCTATTGGCAAGGCTGTGCTCGAATCTCAGCTAGTGAAACTAGGCCTCTCGCCGCCCTACACTCCCATCCCGGAACAGCTGAAATCTCCGTTTATGGTGCTATGGGCAAACAATGGCGACATAATCAGTAGGCAGTATGCAGGCACAAATGCATTGAAG GGAGACTATACTCGCACCGGCGAACGTAAAATCAGCGGTATGATGAAAGACGGCATGAACTCTGCCAATCG TTATTACTTGGCGCGATTTAAGGACTCGTATCGACAGGCCACCATAGATTTGATGCTAGGCAACCAGGTCTCCTCGGAGTCACTCAGTGCTTTGGGCGGACAAGCTGGCCCAGATGAAAATGACGGAACAGAAAACGCCGAGCAAGCCAAGTTGCTAGTGGAGGATTGTCGCCGCCTTCTACTCGGAACCGCTCAGTATCCCGTTGGAGCCTGGGGACTAATAGATGCTGACCCAAG CTCCGGCGATATCAACGAAACAGAGGTGGATACTATTTTATTGCTCACAGACGATTGCTATATTGTTGCCGAATACGACTCACATCTGGACAAGATTGTGCGCTTCGAGAAGGTGCAACTGACGCAGGTGCGTCTCATAGAGTTGGGCATGCATCAGCAGACGAAAATTTTTCAGGGATCCGCACCCGCGCATCTTTGTCTGCGTCTCAACTACAGCGTGGAAGAGCAAGAGGGCTACTTTCACATGTTCCGCTCGGCCAATCTAAGATTCTTTAACAACATGGCCTATGTGATCAAGACGCAGGAGGAGCTAGCCGAGTCCATGACTTCAATTGTCGAGATGTTCCGCATTGCCCTGGATAATGCAGGGAATACAGAAGTGCGCTACATCACGGGTGGTGTGCTGCAGCGAAGAAAGAGCAAGTTGCCCACTTTGGATGTTCCAAGAGGCATGCCGCGCAACCTTTCCGAATCTCAGCTGGTACAGTTCAGCTCAAAGGCGATTTCAAATGTGGCGGGACAGTTCTCGAAGTTGGGACAGACCTTTAAAAAGCCTCAAGCTCATCCCAGCAGTCAGGCAGCTTCTATGAATCCAAAAGTAATGCGCCAGAGAGACAGCGAAATAGAACCTGGCCAGGAAGCGGAAAAGGCAGTTTTCACCCTGGGTCGCAAGCAGCGAAATTCCAACAGCGCCAGCAGCACCGATACCGATGAGCACGATAACAGTTTGTACGAGCCCGAGGTGGACTCGGATGTGGAGATAGCTATGGACAAGTCCAACTACAACGAGAACGCCTTTCTGCCGTCGGTGGGTATTGTAATGGGTAATCAAAAGGAGGACTCGCCTAGCTCCTCCGATGAAATTCGACATTTGGAGCAGAAGGATAGCATGTGCAAAACCACAGAGGATGTGCTAACCATTTCTATAACCTCCGTGACGGACCACGTTGGTCTGCCCACGGGCCTTCTGGAAAATGCACCGGCCATCCGACCGATTACGCCAAATCCCTTGATCTGTGTGGAAGCTCACGAAGCATTTGACGACGGGGAGAAGGGGGTGAAGCCTGTGTCCAGGTCTGTATTCTACGATTGA
- the LOC6727178 gene encoding phosphatidylinositide phosphatase SAC2 isoform X4 translates to MEVFQTDSHYIFVKRDKSLWWHRRTSEFSIKAGWDLSSVDDIECIGVTHGIVGVISLPNVYEPHLVVVKEASPVGVLYPPHLVYKIKSICILSADDPDTDLPNCTKHTKSNQSTPTHSVSTSNNNNASVPSSGGGSSKSTKLFEGMNKTWGAVKSAGNTIKNTTQQAANLATKQVKSSVGIREPRHIERRITEELHKIFDETDSFYFSFDCDITNNLQRHEAKSEESQSQPDERFFWNMHMIRDLINMNDKTWILPIIQGFMQVENCVIGNECFTLALVSRRSRHRAGTRYKRRGVDEKGNCANYVETEQILSFRHHQLSFTQVRGSVPIYWSQPGYKYRPPPRLDRGVAETQQAFELHFTKELETYGRVCIVNLVEQSGKEKTIGDAYADHVIKLNNDRLIYVTFDFHDYCRGMRFENVSALIDAVGPEAGAMGFHWRDQRGMICNQKSVFRVNCMDCLDRTNVVQTAIGKAVLESQLVKLGLSPPYTPIPEQLKSPFMVLWANNGDIISRQYAGTNALKGDYTRTGERKISGMMKDGMNSANRFFIQNFADSFRQCIIDLMQGQLLRAEELQEDEVLGTILQILTPETRPPLRGYYNPGVLGPELQLLESIVTTRCAAQRRYQAGVDGHAIESRHLTFIVSSIVLYPLIILSQKLLLGAI, encoded by the exons GATGGGATCTCAGTTCTGTGGACGACATAGAGTGCATTGGAGTGACACATGGAATTGTGGGTGTGATCTCACTGCCCAACGTCTATGAACCCCATTTAGTTGTGGTAAAGGAGGCATCGCCAGTGGGTGTTCTATATCCACCACACTTGGTGTATAAGATCAAGTCCATATGCATTCTGAGTGCCGACGATCCGGACACCGATTTGCCCAATTGCACCAAGCACACCAA GAGCAACCAgtccacgcccacacacagcGTCTCCacctccaacaacaacaatgccagcgTTCCGTCGAGCGGCGGAGGCTCCTCAAAGAGCACCAAACTATTCGAGGGTATGAACAAGACATGGGGCGCCGTAAAGAGTGCAGGGAACACTATTAAGAATACTACCCAGCAAGCTGCAAATTTGGCCACCAAGCAGGTTAAGTCATCTGTGGGCATTCGAGAGCCAAGGCATATTGAACGGCGCATTACGGAGGAATTACACAAGATATTCGACGAGACGGACAGCTTTTATTTTAGCTTCGACTGCGATATCACCAACAATCTGCAGCGTCATGAGGCCAAATCGGAGGAGAGCCAGTCGCAGCCGGATGAGAGGTTCTTTTGGAATATGCATATGATACGGGATTTGATTAACATGAAT GACAAAACTTGGATACTGCCCATCATTCAGGGATTTATGCAAGTTGAAAATTGTGTCATAGGCAATGAGTGCTTCACCTTGGCCTTGGTTTCGCGAAGATCACGTCATCGTGCGGGAACAcg CTACAAGCGACGGGGCGTAGACGAAAAAGGAAACTGCGCCAATTACGTAGAGACGGAACAAATACTCTCATTCCGTCATCACCAGTTATCCTTCACACAAGTGCGTGGATCGGTGCCCATCTACTGGAGCCAGCCGGGCTACAAGTACCGCCCACCACCACGCCTCGATCGAGGGGTTGCCGAGACCCAGCAGGCCTTTGAACTTCACTTTACCAAGGAACTGGAGACCTATGGGCGGGTGTGCATCGTCAATTTGGTTGAGCAGAGCGGGAAGGAGAAGACAATTGGAGATGCTTATGCAGATCACGTGATTAAGTTAAACAACGATCGATTAATATATGTTACCTTTGACTTTCACGATTACTG CCGCGGCATGCGCTTCGAAAATGTGTCGGCTCTAATCGACGCAGTGGGCCCTGAGGCAGGTGCAATGGGATTCCACTGGCGGGATCAACGCGGAATGATATGCAACCAGAAATCCGTTTTTCGGGTAAATTGCATGGACTGCCTAGATAGAACGAATGTGGTGCAAACGGCTATTGGCAAGGCTGTGCTCGAATCTCAGCTAGTGAAACTAGGCCTCTCGCCGCCCTACACTCCCATCCCGGAACAGCTGAAATCTCCGTTTATGGTGCTATGGGCAAACAATGGCGACATAATCAGTAGGCAGTATGCAGGCACAAATGCATTGAAG GGAGACTATACTCGCACCGGCGAACGTAAAATCAGCGGTATGATGAAAGACGGCATGAACTCTGCCAATCG CTTTTTCATACAAAACTTTGCGGACTCGTTTCGCCAGTGCATCATCGATCTGATGCAGGGCCAGTTGCTGCGGGCAGAAGAGCTGCAGGAGGACGAGGTACTAGGCACCATTCTCCAGATCCTCACACCTGAAACACGGCCCCCGCTTCGGGGCTATTATAATCCTGGTGTGCTGGGTCCCGAGCTACAACTCCTCGAATCCATCGTTACGACCAGGTGCGCAGCTCAAAGGCGATACCAAGCTGGAGTAGATGGCCATGCAATCGAGTCCAGACATTTAACGTTTATAGTTTCTTCAATTGTTTTATATCCTTTGATTATTTTATCACAAAAG TTATTACTTGGCGCGATTTAA